The window CAGTTCGCGACCATCCCATTTCCCGTTATTGGCAAAGAGCCAGCCCAGACGGGCGAGGTTTTCCGCTGTCATGTACATGCCGTTTTCCGGCATGCCTGCACCTCCATTGATGGGTAGTCCATCCCGGGTGTTGACGCTTTTCCATTCCCAGCCTGCGGGAGACATGCCGATGGGATCGGCGATGCGCCGCCGGAAGAGCTCGCTGAGCGGTTCGCCCGCAATCCGTGTCAGGATGTAGGCGAGGAGATCGAGCTCCTGGGAGTAATGCATCGCGGCGCCGACGGCGAAATTCGGAGGACCGGGATCGAGTGAAAGCGCCTCGAGGTGGATTCCACTGGTGAAGGTCGCCATGTGTCGCAGAGTGACCTCGGGGTAATCCCTCGCAAGGCTGGGAAGATAGCGAGCTGCCAGATCATCCGGGGAGCACCTGCCGTCGTCCCAGAGCAGGCCGAGACAGATGCTGTTTATGGACTTGGTGCAGGACCAGACATGCCCCTTGTGGCTGACGTTTTCTCCCGCCCACAGGAGATAGCCGCGGTGAACGATCATCGTCCCGGAGTTGCCTTCCGCGCCGACCACGCTCTGCAGGACTTCCAAAGCCTTCCGGACTATCTCTGGCGGAATGACGGGGGCGTCGGGCGTCGGGGTGATCCATCGTCCGGCGGGAAAGACAGGGTTGGATTGTCTGGCTGCAAGGTAGGACGGGAGAGGGCGCATGAGCGGAGGC of the Terrimicrobium sacchariphilum genome contains:
- a CDS encoding serine hydrolase domain-containing protein; this translates as MMSSRLPDSPDTVAASALPPLMRPLPSYLAARQSNPVFPAGRWITPTPDAPVIPPEIVRKALEVLQSVVGAEGNSGTMIVHRGYLLWAGENVSHKGHVWSCTKSINSICLGLLWDDGRCSPDDLAARYLPSLARDYPEVTLRHMATFTSGIHLEALSLDPGPPNFAVGAAMHYSQELDLLAYILTRIAGEPLSELFRRRIADPIGMSPAGWEWKSVNTRDGLPINGGAGMPENGMYMTAENLARLGWLFANNGKWDGRELISKRYIEHACVARVSPHTPMHDPADWYHQLPGRYGLSWWTNGVDSTGRRLWPSAPDNTFAAQGNNNNICIIVPEWQLVIVRTAQDKVIDVALFDGVFKALSETPRS